The genomic segment GGTGAGTCGGTCCAGCGAGACGACATGGTGCATCCAAGGCGGAGATCCGACGCACAGTTCAGCCGCGCGCCCGCGTGCTGTCAATCGCGCGTGTGCGTTCGTTCGCGCGGATGAAGGACAGAGTAGATTCGAAACTGCGACCGGTCCGATCCACCATTGACCCCCGTACGGGACCGCGGCGACCCCAGCCCGTAAACTGGGTGTCACGTTTCCAGACACACGAGCAGCACAGTGATCATCCATCCCAAGGTCCGCGGCTTCATCTGCACCACCACGCATCCGACCGGCTGCGACCACAACGTGCGCGACCAGATCGCCGCCACGCGCGCGCGCGGCGTTCGCGACGACGGTCCGAAAAAGGTGCTGGTGATCGGCGCGTCCAGCGGCTACGGCCTGGCGGCACGCATCAGCGCGGCGTTCGGCTTCGGCGCCGACACGCTCGGTGTGTTCTTTGAAAAGCCCGGCACCGACAAGAAGGCCGGCACGGCCGGCTGGTACAACTCGGCCGCGTTCGATCGCTACGCCAAGGAGGCTGGTCTCTACAGCCGCTCGATCAACGGCGATGCGTTCTCCGACGCCGCGCGCGCGCAGGCGATCGACCTGATCAGGAACGAGATGGGCGGCCAGGTCGATCTGGTCGTCTATTCGCTGGCCTCGCCGGTGCGCAAGCTGCCCGGTACCGGTGAAGTGAAGCGCTCGGCGCTCAAGCCGATCGGCGAGGCCTACACCTCGACCGCGATCGACACCAACAAGGACCAGATCATCGAAGCGTCGATCGAGCCCGCGACCGAGCAGGAGATCGCCGACACCGTGACCGTGATGGGCGGCGAAGACTGGCAGCTGTGGATCGACGCGCTGCGCGAAGCCGGTGTGCTGGCCGACGGCGCGAAGACCGTGGCCTTCAGCTACATCGGCACCGAGATCACCTGGCCGATCTACTGGCACGGCGCGCTGGGCAAGGCCAAGGCCGACCTCGACGCGACCGCGCGTCGCATCGATGCGCAGCTCGCCGAAACCGGCGGCAGTGCGAACGTCGCCGTGCTCAAGTCGGTCGTCACCCAGGCCAGCGCCGCGATTCCGGTGCTGCCGCTGTACATCGCCATCGCTTTCAAGGTGATGAAGGAAAAGGGCCTGCACGAGGGCACGCTCGACCAGCTCGACCGCCTGTTCCGCGAACGCATGTACCGCGCCGACGGCGCACCGGCCGAAGTCGACGACGAAGCGCGCCTGCGCCTCGACGACTGGGAACTGCGCGACGACGTGCAGGCGCAGTGCAAGGCGCTGTGGCCGCAGATCACCAGCGAGAACCTGTTCGCGCTGACCGACTACGCCGGGTACAAGCACGAGTTCCTCAAACTGTTCGGTTTCGAGCGCAGTGATGTGGATTACGACGCGGAAGTGAATCCGGTGGCGGAGTTCGATGTGATCGAATTGCGCGACTGATCGCGTCTGCACGCTTGGAAAAGCCCCGCTTATGCGGGGTTTTTTTCTGATGGGGCTGCGCCATCGTGGTGACGCAGGGTGTGTGTTGGTAATCCGTTTGATGTGCTGTTGCCGGGGTGTATGTTCTGGGATTTGTTGCTTTAGCTTTTGGCTTTAGCTTTTAGCTTTTAGCTTTTAGCTTTTGGCTTTGGCTTTGGCTTTGGCTTTGGCTTTGGCTTTGGCTTTGGCTTTGGCTTTGGCTTTGGCTTTGGCTTTGGCTTTGGCTTTGGCTTTGGCTTTGGCTTGGCCTTGGCTTTTGATCTTCAATCGAGCCGTAAAGAGAGCCGAGCACCGGAGCCTGGCGTGGCCGGAGAGCAGCCCATGTCTGAGCGCAGCGAGTTTGGGCTGCGTGCCGCGTCAGGCGAGGAGCGGAGGGGACCGATGCAGCTTCATCGCATCGGCTCGCGTCCGGC from the Luteimonas fraxinea genome contains:
- the fabV gene encoding enoyl-ACP reductase FabV; this encodes MIIHPKVRGFICTTTHPTGCDHNVRDQIAATRARGVRDDGPKKVLVIGASSGYGLAARISAAFGFGADTLGVFFEKPGTDKKAGTAGWYNSAAFDRYAKEAGLYSRSINGDAFSDAARAQAIDLIRNEMGGQVDLVVYSLASPVRKLPGTGEVKRSALKPIGEAYTSTAIDTNKDQIIEASIEPATEQEIADTVTVMGGEDWQLWIDALREAGVLADGAKTVAFSYIGTEITWPIYWHGALGKAKADLDATARRIDAQLAETGGSANVAVLKSVVTQASAAIPVLPLYIAIAFKVMKEKGLHEGTLDQLDRLFRERMYRADGAPAEVDDEARLRLDDWELRDDVQAQCKALWPQITSENLFALTDYAGYKHEFLKLFGFERSDVDYDAEVNPVAEFDVIELRD